A portion of the Edaphobacter lichenicola genome contains these proteins:
- a CDS encoding glycosyltransferase family 9 protein has product MATERKLSDNTAIRGGNRPLRVLIVRIGAMGDVLHAMPAVAALRELHPEWFIGWAIEPGWSELLQTAGDFDRASYYAGRSERMPLVDQWHQVPAKAWRERPFAVSTVSDINTTRRELLMWDYDVCVDMQGSLKSAIVGRMAGARVFAGPTEPRERQARWLYKQQVSTIAPHVVEQGCELLGGALEEILRPAKVVLPVDAEAEAWCDRLLAQTLGHGLGHGERFAFIAPTAGWGAKQWPAERYGVVAAELGRAGYRSLVNEVLGDRTADEVIATSEGFATLVPCSIGQMIALVRRAGVVIAGDTGPLHLAAALEMPVVGLYGPTDPARNGPFGTEARVLRHASSTRDHSRRSETEAGLMQITTDEVVKASLALLKVGQDKVNV; this is encoded by the coding sequence TTGGCTACCGAACGCAAGCTCTCGGATAACACCGCAATTCGCGGAGGGAACCGTCCCCTTCGCGTGTTGATTGTGCGGATTGGCGCGATGGGGGATGTGTTGCACGCGATGCCTGCGGTGGCCGCGCTGCGGGAGCTGCATCCGGAGTGGTTCATTGGATGGGCGATTGAACCGGGGTGGAGTGAATTATTGCAGACGGCTGGTGATTTTGACCGCGCGTCCTACTATGCGGGCAGAAGCGAGAGGATGCCGCTGGTCGATCAGTGGCATCAGGTTCCTGCTAAAGCGTGGAGGGAGCGACCGTTCGCGGTCTCCACTGTGTCCGACATTAATACGACGCGTCGTGAGTTGCTGATGTGGGATTACGACGTGTGTGTCGATATGCAGGGATCGCTGAAGTCGGCGATTGTGGGGCGGATGGCGGGAGCGCGTGTGTTTGCAGGACCGACCGAGCCGCGAGAGAGGCAGGCTCGTTGGTTGTACAAGCAGCAGGTTTCGACGATCGCGCCCCATGTGGTGGAACAGGGGTGTGAGCTGCTTGGCGGAGCGCTGGAAGAGATTCTGAGACCTGCGAAGGTTGTGCTTCCTGTGGATGCGGAGGCGGAGGCGTGGTGTGACCGCCTGCTGGCTCAGACTTTGGGTCATGGGTTGGGGCATGGAGAGCGGTTTGCTTTTATTGCTCCTACGGCGGGATGGGGGGCGAAGCAGTGGCCGGCAGAGCGTTACGGGGTGGTCGCGGCGGAGTTGGGTCGCGCGGGATACCGTAGCCTGGTCAACGAAGTTCTGGGTGACAGAACCGCGGATGAAGTTATCGCCACGAGTGAAGGCTTTGCAACGCTGGTTCCCTGCTCTATCGGGCAGATGATCGCGTTAGTGCGGCGGGCTGGAGTGGTGATTGCGGGAGATACGGGTCCGCTGCATCTGGCGGCGGCACTGGAGATGCCGGTGGTTGGGCTGTATGGCCCAACGGATCCTGCGAGGAATGGGCCGTTCGGGACCGAAGCGCGAGTGCTGCGGCACGCATCGAGCACGCGGGACCATTCAAGGCGCTCGGAGACCGAGGCAGGGCTGATGCAGATTACGACGGATGAGGTGGTGAAAGCCTCGCTTGCTCTGCTGAAGGTTGGACAGGATAAGGTGAATGTGTGA
- the lpxK gene encoding tetraacyldisaccharide 4'-kinase — protein sequence MKVRRPMLLPLTSLYAAVLALKQRLFTWGWLKRSKLKSPVISVGSVSAGGAGKTPMVLMLAGILRNRGYAVRILTRGYKRDSKVTTRVEPFDDARWHGDEPVLLAQRSGVPVYVGANRYEAGTMAEQGEPTQKQVVHLLDDGFQHRRLARDIDIVLLTQEDVEDTLLPAGNLREPLSAVTQADVVVLREEEADSLRGVVAGLSGGKGGPSIWVIRRQLSLGDGGEVALPTMPFAFCGIARPQNFTRMLAAQGYEAVETIAFEDHHAYVEADVVRLLQEARRVAANGFVTTEKDAVKLTPIMRDQLETIGPIVIARLSVELLNEKESLEQLVAMVGRLDRRRR from the coding sequence ATGAAGGTGCGAAGGCCAATGCTGTTGCCGCTGACGTCGCTGTACGCTGCGGTGCTCGCACTGAAGCAACGGTTGTTTACGTGGGGATGGCTGAAGCGGAGCAAGTTGAAGAGTCCAGTCATCAGCGTGGGGAGCGTGTCGGCGGGTGGCGCGGGAAAGACGCCGATGGTGTTGATGCTGGCGGGGATCCTGCGGAACCGAGGATATGCAGTAAGGATTTTGACGCGAGGATATAAGCGCGACTCGAAGGTGACGACGCGAGTGGAGCCGTTTGACGATGCGCGGTGGCATGGCGATGAGCCGGTGCTGCTGGCGCAGCGGTCGGGTGTGCCGGTGTATGTGGGTGCGAACCGTTACGAAGCGGGCACGATGGCGGAACAAGGGGAACCTACTCAGAAGCAGGTGGTGCATCTGCTGGATGACGGGTTTCAACATCGACGGCTGGCGCGCGATATCGACATCGTTCTGCTAACGCAGGAGGACGTGGAAGATACGCTGCTGCCGGCGGGGAATCTGCGTGAACCGCTGTCGGCTGTGACGCAGGCGGATGTGGTGGTGTTGCGCGAGGAAGAGGCTGATTCGCTGCGCGGAGTGGTTGCGGGATTGAGTGGGGGCAAGGGCGGCCCTTCGATCTGGGTGATTCGCAGACAACTCAGCCTGGGAGACGGTGGTGAGGTGGCGCTGCCGACAATGCCGTTTGCTTTTTGCGGGATTGCACGACCACAGAACTTTACCAGGATGTTGGCGGCGCAGGGGTATGAGGCGGTCGAGACGATAGCTTTTGAAGATCATCATGCATACGTCGAGGCAGATGTGGTGCGGCTGCTGCAGGAGGCGAGGCGCGTCGCAGCGAATGGATTTGTTACAACCGAAAAGGATGCCGTGAAGCTGACGCCGATCATGCGAGACCAACTGGAGACGATTGGACCGATCGTTATTGCTCGGTTGAGCGTGGAGTTGTTGAACGAGAAGGAGTCGCTAGAGCAGTTAGTGGCGATGGTGGGGCGGCTGGATCGGCGGAGACGATGA
- a CDS encoding 3-deoxy-D-manno-octulosonic acid transferase, with translation MMVVYSSLLLAVLVVGAPYWLVRMATSGRYRAGLRGRLGLVPAGLRAAVAGQRVIWVHAVSVGEVMAATQLIRELKAALPGWVVAVSTTTETGQRLAKDRLAESPVFYLPLDFKFAVRRYLRVLQPKMLVLMESELWPRLIEECAKSGVPVAVVNARVSDRSFPRYMRLRRLWRPFLGMISLFLAQSKETAERLVKIGAPAERVKVTGNLKYDVRVGTESALTKMLRSALPVGARVIVCGSTLDGEETILLEAWPALLAKEPNAVMVLAPRHPDRFSAVAGIITANNFMFVRASKFHEENVGKLTTSAWKAGSIFLLDTIGDLASMYGLGSVAFVGGSLVAAGGHNPLEPAQFGVPVLMGPSFQNFREVVETMRDANALRIVSAMEVSAELTKLLQDADEAKALGERGRAVFEAQAGATARTGQLLMPLLEETSVTTR, from the coding sequence ATGATGGTGGTGTATAGCTCGTTGCTGCTGGCTGTGCTGGTGGTGGGTGCTCCGTACTGGCTGGTGCGGATGGCAACCAGTGGGCGGTATCGGGCAGGGCTGCGGGGACGACTGGGGCTGGTGCCGGCGGGGTTGCGGGCGGCGGTGGCTGGGCAGCGTGTGATCTGGGTGCATGCAGTTTCGGTGGGCGAGGTGATGGCCGCGACGCAGTTGATTCGTGAGTTGAAGGCTGCGCTGCCGGGATGGGTGGTTGCAGTCTCGACGACCACGGAGACGGGACAGCGACTGGCGAAGGATCGGCTGGCGGAGTCGCCGGTGTTTTATCTGCCGCTGGATTTTAAGTTTGCCGTGCGGCGTTACCTGCGGGTGTTGCAACCGAAGATGCTGGTGCTGATGGAGAGTGAGCTTTGGCCGCGGCTGATTGAGGAGTGCGCGAAGAGTGGCGTGCCGGTAGCGGTGGTGAATGCACGGGTCTCGGATAGATCGTTTCCACGATATATGCGGCTGCGGAGGCTGTGGCGACCGTTTCTGGGAATGATTTCGCTGTTTCTGGCGCAGAGCAAAGAAACGGCGGAGCGCCTTGTGAAGATTGGCGCGCCGGCGGAACGCGTGAAGGTGACTGGGAACTTGAAGTACGACGTTCGCGTGGGAACGGAGAGTGCGCTGACAAAGATGTTGCGCAGCGCGTTGCCTGTTGGTGCGCGGGTGATCGTCTGCGGAAGCACGCTGGATGGCGAGGAAACGATACTGCTGGAGGCGTGGCCTGCGCTGTTGGCAAAGGAGCCGAATGCTGTGATGGTGCTGGCGCCGAGGCATCCTGACCGGTTCTCTGCAGTCGCTGGCATCATCACTGCAAATAATTTCATGTTTGTGCGCGCGAGTAAGTTTCATGAAGAAAACGTGGGGAAACTAACGACATCAGCCTGGAAGGCGGGTAGTATCTTTTTGCTGGATACGATCGGAGACCTGGCATCTATGTACGGGCTGGGGAGCGTGGCGTTCGTTGGGGGGAGTCTGGTTGCTGCGGGAGGACATAATCCCCTGGAGCCAGCACAGTTTGGCGTGCCGGTGCTGATGGGGCCGTCGTTTCAGAACTTCCGTGAGGTGGTCGAGACGATGCGGGACGCGAATGCGCTACGGATTGTGTCGGCGATGGAGGTTAGCGCAGAGCTAACGAAGCTGTTGCAGGACGCTGATGAGGCGAAGGCTCTGGGAGAGCGTGGACGAGCGGTATTCGAGGCTCAGGCTGGGGCTACGGCGCGGACGGGGCAGTTGTTGATGCCGTTGCTGGAGGAGACTTCGGTGACGACTCGATGA
- a CDS encoding GNAT family N-acetyltransferase, whose protein sequence is MESLNLRPATPADVPQILKFIRDLATYEREPDAVIATEADLLRDGFGETKRFDCIIAEIDTTPAGFALYFYNYSTWRGHAGIYLEDLYVDPEHRGKGIGKALLARVAAIAVAEGCPRYEWAVLDWNQPSIDFYHSLGAVMKSEWKGMQVSGEALTALAAQSNKK, encoded by the coding sequence ATGGAATCCCTCAACCTCCGCCCCGCCACACCCGCCGACGTCCCGCAGATCCTGAAGTTCATCCGCGACCTTGCCACCTACGAGCGCGAACCCGACGCTGTCATCGCCACCGAAGCCGACCTACTACGCGATGGCTTCGGTGAAACCAAACGTTTCGACTGCATCATCGCCGAGATCGACACCACCCCCGCTGGCTTCGCCCTCTACTTCTACAACTACTCCACCTGGCGCGGCCACGCCGGCATCTACCTCGAAGACCTCTACGTCGACCCAGAGCATCGCGGGAAGGGAATCGGCAAAGCATTGCTCGCCCGAGTCGCAGCCATCGCCGTAGCCGAAGGCTGCCCTCGCTACGAGTGGGCCGTCCTCGACTGGAACCAGCCCTCCATCGACTTCTACCACTCCCTTGGAGCAGTCATGAAGTCCGAATGGAAGGGCATGCAAGTCTCCGGCGAAGCCCTCACCGCCCTCGCCGCGCAATCCAATAAGAAATAA
- the trmFO gene encoding methylenetetrahydrofolate--tRNA-(uracil(54)-C(5))-methyltransferase (FADH(2)-oxidizing) TrmFO, with protein MKKIKIIGGGLAGPEAALQAAKRGCNVDLYEMRPTRSTEAHQTSDFAELVCSNSLKSESENTAPWLLKQEMRRAGSILLAEADATAVPAGHALAVDRVEFSKRVAERIAAEPRITVHREEVTQLNEHDPDTLTLLASGPLTSAALAAELQRLTGSDHLAFYDSISPIVDATTIDMSKVYFAARYDKGTADYINCPFTKEEYERFIEALTTAEAVEAKDWEKFPVTGTPEKLQYFEGCLPIEETARRGRDTLRFGPMKPVGLTDPKTGRWPYAVVQLRQENLRADSYNLVGFQNHLKYGEQDRVLKLIPGLEHATFLRYGQIHRNTYIHAPSLLTETLQLKAHPSIMIAGQLSGVEGYTESIASGMLAGIYVASIAQGQTPTPAPRGSANGSLTHYITHAEIKKFQPANITFDLLPPLEEDLRKKMRDKKERHRLQCDRALTAWSEWLTATQPTLN; from the coding sequence ATGAAGAAGATTAAGATCATCGGCGGCGGCCTCGCCGGACCCGAAGCGGCACTCCAGGCAGCAAAACGCGGTTGCAACGTCGACCTCTACGAGATGCGCCCCACGCGCAGCACCGAAGCCCACCAGACCTCCGACTTCGCCGAACTCGTCTGCTCCAACTCCCTAAAATCCGAGTCCGAAAACACCGCCCCCTGGCTCCTCAAACAAGAGATGCGCCGCGCAGGGAGCATCCTCTTAGCCGAAGCTGACGCCACCGCCGTGCCCGCCGGTCACGCCCTCGCCGTCGACCGTGTCGAATTCTCTAAGCGCGTCGCCGAACGCATCGCAGCCGAACCGCGCATCACCGTCCACCGCGAAGAAGTAACTCAGCTCAACGAGCACGACCCCGACACCCTCACCCTCCTCGCCTCAGGCCCACTCACCAGCGCAGCCTTAGCCGCCGAACTCCAGCGCCTCACCGGCTCCGACCACCTCGCCTTCTACGACTCCATCTCCCCCATCGTCGACGCCACCACCATCGACATGTCCAAGGTCTACTTCGCCGCCCGCTACGACAAAGGCACCGCCGACTACATCAACTGCCCCTTCACCAAAGAAGAGTACGAGCGCTTCATAGAAGCCCTCACCACTGCCGAAGCCGTTGAAGCCAAAGACTGGGAGAAATTCCCGGTAACCGGAACCCCGGAAAAACTCCAATACTTCGAAGGCTGCCTCCCCATCGAAGAGACCGCACGCCGCGGCCGCGACACCCTCCGCTTCGGCCCAATGAAGCCCGTAGGCCTCACCGATCCAAAGACCGGCCGCTGGCCCTACGCCGTCGTCCAACTCCGCCAGGAGAATCTCCGCGCAGACTCATATAACTTGGTAGGTTTCCAAAACCACCTGAAGTACGGCGAACAAGACCGAGTCCTCAAGCTCATCCCCGGCCTCGAACACGCCACCTTCCTCCGCTACGGCCAGATCCACCGCAACACCTACATCCACGCCCCATCGCTCCTCACCGAAACCCTCCAGCTCAAAGCCCATCCGAGCATCATGATCGCCGGCCAACTCAGCGGAGTCGAAGGCTACACCGAATCCATCGCCTCAGGAATGCTGGCTGGCATCTACGTCGCATCCATCGCGCAGGGGCAAACGCCCACACCCGCACCAAGAGGCTCTGCCAACGGCAGCTTGACCCACTACATCACCCACGCCGAAATAAAAAAGTTCCAACCCGCCAACATCACCTTCGATCTCCTCCCACCCCTCGAAGAAGATCTCCGCAAGAAGATGCGTGACAAAAAAGAGCGCCACAGACTCCAATGCGACCGCGCCCTGACCGCATGGAGCGAGTGGCTCACTGCAACTCAACCAACTCTCAACTGA
- a CDS encoding MarR family winged helix-turn-helix transcriptional regulator, with protein MAIPLQSVDQQRVQTLAEFRYTLRKFLQFSEERAVDAGLHPQQHQLLLHIAGAPGGVETTVSYVAERLGLRHNSVVELSKRCEEVGLIHRRHDTSDRRRVVLQITTEGNKILRILSDDHERELYELVPTLIKALTQIRRHRETIGPEPVETRKKCR; from the coding sequence ATGGCGATACCCCTTCAATCCGTAGACCAGCAAAGAGTGCAAACCCTGGCGGAGTTTCGTTATACCCTTCGGAAGTTCCTCCAATTCAGCGAAGAACGTGCAGTAGATGCTGGCCTGCATCCTCAGCAGCATCAACTCTTACTTCATATCGCCGGTGCTCCGGGAGGCGTCGAAACCACCGTCTCGTATGTGGCAGAGAGATTGGGCCTGCGACACAATAGCGTCGTCGAACTTAGCAAGCGTTGCGAGGAAGTAGGCTTAATTCATCGCAGGCACGACACATCCGACCGCCGTCGTGTGGTGTTGCAGATCACCACAGAGGGCAACAAGATCCTGCGAATTCTCTCGGATGATCATGAGCGCGAACTCTACGAACTTGTTCCCACACTCATCAAGGCTCTGACACAAATCCGTCGTCATCGCGAAACCATCGGGCCGGAACCGGTTGAAACAAGAAAGAAGTGCAGATGA
- a CDS encoding HPP family protein encodes MKQAVLERKTVQTVAETLVIVFIGTISWTAHSTGIVLLLFPELAALSHDVITRPRGKWASQPWRLILTPTLTAIIGLYLTRHLSYGALNIALIVALSLICIKLMKSTIAPAISAGALPMVLGERSWLYPLAIFLGLALLVIVLLLWRRFGVRNDHPTRSDAEHSELVDALEALPHDRFWAIGLMTFVLILGAAAQITNLRFLLFPPLIVMAYELFGHPEIPGWMKRPALFPIVCLLTASIGLVAHHALHANFIAAMVTVLCSVVILRLFDVHMPPALAVGLLPFVMTSPDYRFPLSVLLGTVALTLYFFAYKRLRTTYGTNAALIALPHRTMSETQQHNFILKSK; translated from the coding sequence ATGAAGCAAGCCGTGCTCGAAAGGAAGACAGTTCAGACCGTTGCCGAGACACTCGTCATCGTATTTATCGGAACCATTTCATGGACGGCTCACTCTACCGGCATCGTTCTCCTTCTCTTTCCCGAACTCGCCGCCTTATCGCACGATGTCATCACCCGTCCGCGCGGCAAGTGGGCCAGCCAACCCTGGCGGCTCATCCTCACGCCCACACTCACGGCGATCATCGGCCTCTACCTCACCCGTCATCTGAGCTACGGAGCACTCAACATCGCGCTCATCGTCGCCCTCAGCCTTATCTGCATCAAGCTGATGAAGTCGACGATTGCTCCCGCAATCTCCGCCGGCGCTCTCCCAATGGTTCTAGGCGAACGTAGCTGGCTGTATCCACTCGCCATCTTTCTCGGCCTCGCTCTACTGGTCATCGTTCTGCTGCTATGGCGAAGGTTTGGAGTTCGCAACGATCACCCCACCCGCAGCGACGCGGAACACTCAGAGCTGGTTGACGCGCTCGAAGCGCTGCCGCATGACCGCTTCTGGGCCATCGGCCTCATGACATTCGTCTTGATCCTCGGCGCCGCCGCTCAGATCACAAATCTCCGCTTCCTTCTCTTCCCACCCCTGATCGTCATGGCCTATGAGCTCTTCGGACATCCCGAGATCCCCGGCTGGATGAAGCGTCCCGCCCTATTCCCGATCGTCTGCCTACTCACCGCATCCATCGGACTCGTCGCGCATCATGCCCTTCACGCAAATTTCATCGCGGCCATGGTGACTGTCCTTTGCTCGGTGGTGATACTTCGCCTGTTCGATGTGCACATGCCGCCAGCTCTTGCGGTTGGCCTGCTTCCATTCGTCATGACCTCGCCAGACTACAGATTTCCGCTCTCCGTACTCCTCGGCACAGTAGCCCTGACCCTCTATTTCTTCGCCTACAAGCGCCTGCGAACCACATACGGAACGAATGCCGCCCTAATTGCTTTGCCTCATAGAACAATGAGCGAAACACAGCAACACAATTTCATTCTGAAATCGAAATAG
- a CDS encoding DUF7544 domain-containing protein codes for MRTLSAAESVTPAIEHAKAMFLPFSLPRVLKLGLVALLAELSAQFFFPPGSTRSHSNGQPSFSVTPHLAIILAVIGILFFLVGLCFVYFGSRMQFVLMDLVAYRTTFVRPSWRRHASQTWPWIGLKIGSFLLILAAIGIIAVWPILHFVRSIPAGTNPAQSAGFFGHFLLLFIMIAGAVLVMMLCLWFLRDFVLPFLVFEGTTIRTALSRAFDLVRNEPADALLYFLLKLVLTIGTAIAAELCIIAAALVAAIPLGLVGGALWLLLRNAGEIGTLLLSIGLGLLCVIFAACILLAVICIVGAVLVFYQAYTLYFLGGRIPALGNLLEPPPPPIMEATPMQPSPA; via the coding sequence ATGCGAACCCTCTCTGCTGCCGAATCCGTTACGCCTGCGATCGAACATGCGAAAGCGATGTTTCTCCCCTTCTCTTTACCGCGAGTCCTCAAGCTCGGCCTGGTCGCCCTGCTTGCAGAGTTGAGCGCGCAGTTCTTCTTCCCTCCCGGTAGTACGCGTTCCCATTCAAACGGTCAGCCTTCCTTCAGCGTCACGCCGCATCTAGCAATCATCTTGGCAGTGATCGGCATCCTGTTCTTTCTAGTCGGACTTTGTTTTGTCTACTTCGGTTCCAGGATGCAGTTCGTCCTCATGGATCTCGTCGCCTACCGCACCACCTTCGTCCGCCCGTCATGGCGAAGACACGCCTCTCAAACTTGGCCATGGATCGGCCTGAAGATCGGAAGTTTCCTGCTAATTCTTGCGGCCATAGGAATAATCGCCGTCTGGCCTATCCTCCACTTTGTGCGATCCATTCCCGCTGGCACAAATCCCGCACAAAGCGCCGGTTTCTTCGGCCACTTTCTTCTTCTCTTTATAATGATTGCCGGCGCGGTTTTGGTCATGATGCTCTGCCTCTGGTTCCTGCGAGACTTCGTCCTGCCATTCCTCGTCTTCGAAGGAACCACAATACGCACAGCGCTTAGTCGAGCGTTCGACCTCGTTCGGAACGAGCCAGCGGATGCCTTGCTCTACTTCCTACTGAAGCTCGTATTGACCATTGGCACAGCTATCGCCGCTGAGTTGTGCATCATCGCGGCCGCTCTGGTAGCTGCGATTCCCCTGGGTCTTGTCGGCGGAGCGCTTTGGTTGCTTCTTCGAAACGCCGGCGAAATCGGCACGCTGCTTTTATCGATAGGCCTCGGCCTACTCTGCGTAATCTTCGCCGCATGCATATTGCTCGCGGTCATCTGCATCGTAGGAGCGGTCCTGGTGTTTTACCAGGCCTACACGCTCTACTTTCTCGGCGGACGCATTCCCGCGCTGGGCAACCTGCTGGAGCCACCTCCTCCACCCATCATGGAAGCGACTCCTATGCAGCCAAGCCCGGCATAA